A region of Streptomyces paludis DNA encodes the following proteins:
- a CDS encoding glycoside hydrolase family 43 protein has product MTSGRHLRNPVLPGFHPDPSIVRVGAEYYIATSTFEWFPGVPVHRSTDLAHWEHAGHLLDRAETLDLRGVPDSAGVWAPSLSHHDGRFWLIYSIVRTVGSPYKDVDNFLITADSIEGPWSEPVFLNSSGFDPSLFHDEDGRHWLVNLQWDHRPGRPSFAGIVLQEYDEGKRALVGEISHLLRHDELIEGPNLYRRDGWYYLMLAEGGTGWNHGILMARSRSLTGPYALDPAGSLLTTRDAPDAPLLKAGHGELVETPDGEWYLVHLASRPVATPEGPRCVLGRETCIQRVEWTDDGWLRLAHGDNRPRVTVPVPRSAPHTVPVPAADRDDFDAPVLAGGWSTLRVPADPSWLSLTERPGSLRLRGRQSPHSLHGQSLVARRLTSVRCRVTTELDFRPAHFSQLAGLICWYDTTTHYYLRVTHAEGRGRVLGLTITDDGVHTEPADAELLVEEWPRLLLRADFDGAELRFSASPDGTDWIRVGPVLDATKLSDDYGDRLRFTGAFAGVCAQDLGGTRAVADFDWFELTNL; this is encoded by the coding sequence ATGACCTCCGGCCGTCATCTCCGCAACCCCGTGCTGCCCGGCTTCCATCCGGACCCGAGCATCGTCCGGGTGGGGGCGGAGTACTACATCGCCACCTCCACCTTCGAATGGTTCCCGGGCGTCCCCGTGCACCGCTCCACCGATCTGGCGCACTGGGAGCACGCCGGGCATCTCCTCGACCGCGCCGAGACGCTCGACCTGCGCGGAGTACCGGACTCGGCCGGTGTCTGGGCGCCCTCACTCTCCCACCACGACGGGCGGTTCTGGCTGATCTACAGCATCGTCAGGACCGTCGGATCCCCCTACAAGGACGTCGACAACTTCCTCATCACCGCCGACTCGATCGAGGGGCCCTGGTCGGAGCCCGTCTTCCTCAACTCCTCCGGCTTCGACCCCTCGCTTTTCCACGACGAGGACGGCCGCCACTGGCTGGTCAACCTCCAGTGGGACCACCGCCCCGGCCGGCCGTCCTTCGCGGGCATCGTGCTCCAGGAGTACGACGAGGGGAAGCGGGCGCTCGTCGGGGAGATCAGCCACCTGCTGCGCCACGACGAACTCATCGAGGGCCCCAACCTGTACCGCCGCGACGGCTGGTACTACCTGATGCTCGCCGAGGGCGGCACCGGCTGGAACCACGGCATCCTGATGGCCCGCTCCCGCTCGCTCACCGGACCGTACGCGCTCGACCCCGCCGGATCGCTGCTGACCACCCGCGACGCCCCCGACGCGCCCCTCCTCAAGGCCGGGCACGGGGAGCTGGTGGAGACCCCGGACGGCGAGTGGTACCTCGTCCATCTCGCGTCCCGGCCGGTCGCCACCCCCGAGGGGCCGCGCTGTGTCCTCGGCCGGGAGACCTGTATCCAGCGGGTTGAGTGGACCGACGACGGCTGGCTGCGGCTCGCCCACGGCGACAACCGGCCACGGGTGACGGTCCCCGTGCCGCGCTCGGCGCCCCACACGGTCCCGGTCCCCGCCGCGGACCGGGACGACTTCGACGCCCCCGTCCTGGCCGGCGGCTGGAGCACCCTGCGGGTCCCGGCCGACCCCTCCTGGCTGAGCCTGACCGAGCGGCCCGGCTCGCTGCGGCTGCGCGGGCGGCAGAGCCCGCACTCGCTCCACGGGCAGAGCCTGGTGGCCAGGCGGCTCACCTCCGTACGCTGCCGGGTCACCACCGAGCTGGACTTCCGGCCGGCCCACTTCTCCCAGCTGGCCGGGCTGATCTGCTGGTACGACACCACCACCCACTACTACCTGCGCGTCACCCACGCGGAGGGACGCGGCCGGGTGCTGGGCCTCACGATCACCGACGACGGCGTCCACACCGAGCCCGCGGACGCCGAACTGCTGGTCGAGGAGTGGCCGCGGCTGCTGCTGCGGGCGGACTTCGACGGCGCCGAACTGCGCTTCAGCGCCTCGCCCGACGGTACGGACTGGATCCGCGTCGGCCCCGTCCTGGACGCGACGAAGCTCTCGGACGACTACGGCGACCGGCTCCGCTTCACCGGGGCGTTCGCCGGGGTGTGCGCCCAGGACCTGGGCGGGACGCGCGCCGTCGCGGACTTCGACTGGTTCGAGCTGACCAACCTCTGA
- a CDS encoding hydroxyacid dehydrogenase, whose translation MTERPLALFAMSAENPPKLLPSGVLARLRTSVDIDPTLVAEDFGDPRVRAALGETEILITGWGCPPIDDAVLAAAPRLRAVLHTAGSVKSMITPGCWERGLIVSSAADANALPVAEYTLGMILLAGKDLLGARERYRAARAFTLGEVIPDIGNFGRRIGVVGASRIGRRVIELLRPFDFRVSLADPYVDAAGAAALGVTLRGLDELLRTSDIVTVHAPATPETDGLIGRRELALLPDGAVLVNTARGSLVDTPALVEQLSTGRISAVLDVTEPEPLNADSPLFDLPNAFLTPHIAGSHGNELHRLGLCAVEELERLLRGLPLSHRVDRAELERAA comes from the coding sequence TTGACCGAGCGTCCCCTGGCGTTGTTCGCCATGAGTGCGGAGAATCCGCCGAAGCTGCTTCCGTCCGGTGTCCTGGCCAGGCTCCGCACCTCGGTCGACATCGATCCCACCCTGGTGGCCGAGGACTTCGGGGACCCCCGGGTCCGCGCCGCCCTCGGCGAGACCGAGATCCTCATCACCGGCTGGGGATGCCCGCCGATCGACGACGCCGTGCTGGCGGCGGCGCCCAGACTGCGCGCGGTCCTGCACACCGCCGGATCGGTGAAGAGCATGATCACCCCCGGCTGCTGGGAGCGGGGCCTGATCGTCTCCTCGGCCGCCGACGCCAACGCGCTGCCCGTCGCCGAGTACACGCTCGGCATGATCCTGCTGGCCGGCAAGGACCTCCTCGGCGCCCGCGAACGCTACCGCGCCGCCCGCGCCTTCACCCTCGGCGAAGTCATCCCGGACATCGGCAACTTCGGCCGCCGGATCGGAGTGGTCGGCGCCTCCCGGATCGGCCGCCGTGTCATCGAGCTGCTGCGCCCCTTCGACTTCCGGGTCTCCCTGGCCGATCCGTACGTCGACGCCGCGGGCGCCGCCGCACTGGGAGTGACCCTGCGGGGGCTGGACGAACTGCTGCGCACCAGCGACATCGTCACCGTCCACGCGCCCGCCACCCCCGAGACGGACGGGCTCATCGGCCGCCGTGAACTGGCGCTGCTGCCGGACGGCGCGGTGCTCGTCAACACCGCCCGGGGCAGTCTCGTCGACACCCCCGCGCTCGTCGAGCAGCTGAGCACCGGCCGGATCAGCGCCGTACTCGATGTCACCGAGCCCGAGCCGCTGAACGCCGACTCCCCGCTCTTCGACCTGCCCAACGCCTTCCTCACCCCGCACATCGCCGGCTCGCACGGCAACGAGCTGCACCGGCTCGGCCTGTGCGCCGTGGAGGAGCTGGAGCGGCTGCTGCGCGGACTGCCGCTGTCCCACCGCGTCGACCGCGCCGAGCTGGAGCGTGCCGCGTGA
- a CDS encoding glycoside hydrolase family 36 protein produces the protein MTEPLTPITSWGPEALTLHLAHGADLVPRLAVNAAPGRAALPLVEVELAGQGRSGTSGKRHVDGAVSRRLRYDGHDADGERLTVRTRDPETGLRAATHFRRTGTLPTVSTWTELTAGDRTADIENVSSLVLSGVAALLGAPGRWERDVRLWTADNPWSGEYRWQGVPLGAAGLIDTGMTRFGQTGSKNRVARTSTGSWPSSEQLPMGWLAGPDAVLAWQIEHNGSWHTEIADRFDEIYLLLSGPGRREHQWSVRLAPGESFTTVPVTFTLAPGRDAALAALTGHRRAVRRPHPDTTELPVVFNDFMNCLMGDPTTEKLLPLVAAAAAAGCEYFCVDAGWYDDERAGDGPGGVPGWWDAVGAWEPAPSRFPGGLAEVTDAIKAAGMIPGLWLEPEVVGVRSPLAASLPDEAFFRRDGTRITEWGRHQLDLRHPAAVAHLDDTVDRLVGEFGLGYLKLDYNIDIGAGTDSGPHGPGHGLLEHNRAYLRWLDGVHDRHPGLVLEGCAAGGMRIDHATLAHVPVQSLSDQQDELLIAAIAAAAPTAVPPEQGAVWAYPYAGQSDEEIAFTMVSALLGRVHLSGRIDLLAPDQLALVAEALTAYGGYRRELARALPSWPLGLPGWRDDWLALALDTGTETLLAVWRRTGADAVREIPVPAGTRAVVPVFPRGAPGEAVLDRETGRLRITLPSAPSARLLRLPRAVSPLS, from the coding sequence GTGACCGAGCCCCTGACACCGATCACGAGCTGGGGCCCCGAGGCCCTCACGCTCCACCTCGCGCACGGCGCCGACCTGGTGCCCCGCCTCGCTGTCAACGCGGCGCCCGGCCGCGCGGCCCTGCCGCTCGTCGAGGTCGAGCTGGCCGGACAGGGCCGCAGCGGCACCTCCGGCAAGCGCCATGTGGACGGCGCGGTCTCGCGCCGGCTGCGGTACGACGGCCATGACGCGGACGGTGAGCGGCTGACCGTACGCACCCGTGACCCGGAGACCGGTCTGCGCGCCGCCACCCACTTCCGGCGCACCGGGACCCTGCCCACCGTCTCCACCTGGACCGAGCTGACGGCGGGGGACCGGACGGCCGACATCGAGAACGTCTCCTCCCTGGTCCTGTCCGGCGTCGCCGCGCTGCTCGGCGCCCCGGGCCGGTGGGAGCGGGACGTCCGGCTCTGGACGGCGGACAATCCGTGGAGCGGCGAGTACCGCTGGCAGGGCGTCCCGCTCGGCGCCGCCGGGCTGATCGACACCGGGATGACCCGCTTCGGCCAGACCGGCTCCAAGAACCGGGTGGCCCGCACCAGCACCGGCTCGTGGCCCTCCTCCGAGCAGCTGCCCATGGGCTGGCTGGCGGGCCCGGACGCCGTCCTCGCCTGGCAGATCGAACACAACGGGTCGTGGCACACCGAGATCGCCGACCGCTTCGACGAGATCTATCTGCTGCTGTCGGGTCCGGGCCGGCGCGAACACCAGTGGTCCGTGCGGCTCGCCCCCGGCGAGAGCTTCACCACCGTACCGGTCACCTTCACCCTCGCGCCCGGCCGGGACGCGGCGCTCGCCGCCCTCACCGGCCACCGGCGCGCCGTCCGCCGCCCCCACCCGGACACCACCGAACTCCCCGTGGTGTTCAACGACTTCATGAACTGCCTGATGGGCGACCCCACCACCGAAAAGCTGCTGCCGCTCGTCGCCGCCGCGGCCGCCGCCGGCTGCGAGTACTTCTGTGTCGACGCGGGCTGGTACGACGACGAGCGCGCCGGCGACGGACCCGGGGGAGTGCCCGGCTGGTGGGACGCGGTCGGCGCCTGGGAGCCCGCGCCCTCGCGGTTCCCCGGCGGACTCGCGGAGGTCACCGACGCCATCAAGGCCGCCGGGATGATTCCCGGACTCTGGCTGGAGCCCGAAGTCGTCGGCGTGCGCAGCCCGTTGGCCGCCTCCCTGCCCGACGAGGCGTTCTTCCGGCGGGACGGCACCCGGATCACCGAGTGGGGCCGCCACCAGCTCGACCTGCGCCATCCCGCGGCCGTCGCCCATCTCGACGACACCGTGGACCGGCTGGTCGGCGAGTTCGGCCTCGGCTATCTGAAGCTCGACTACAACATCGACATCGGCGCCGGTACGGACAGCGGGCCGCACGGCCCCGGCCACGGGCTGCTGGAGCACAACCGCGCCTATCTGCGCTGGCTCGACGGCGTCCACGACCGGCACCCCGGGCTGGTGCTGGAGGGCTGTGCGGCGGGCGGCATGCGCATCGACCACGCCACCCTCGCGCATGTCCCCGTACAGTCGCTCAGCGACCAGCAGGACGAGCTGCTGATCGCCGCGATCGCCGCCGCGGCCCCCACCGCCGTGCCGCCGGAGCAGGGCGCCGTCTGGGCCTACCCGTACGCCGGACAGAGCGACGAGGAGATCGCCTTCACGATGGTGTCGGCGCTGCTGGGACGCGTTCATCTCAGCGGCCGGATCGATCTGCTCGCACCGGACCAACTCGCCCTGGTCGCCGAGGCGCTCACCGCGTACGGCGGCTACCGCCGCGAGCTGGCCCGAGCCCTGCCGTCCTGGCCGCTCGGACTGCCCGGCTGGCGCGACGACTGGCTGGCCCTCGCGCTGGACACCGGCACCGAGACACTGCTCGCGGTCTGGCGCAGGACGGGCGCGGACGCGGTCCGCGAGATACCGGTCCCGGCGGGTACGCGCGCGGTCGTGCCGGTGTTCCCGCGCGGGGCGCCCGGTGAGGCGGTGCTCGACCGGGAGACAGGCCGGCTGCGGATCACGCTGCCGTCGGCGCCCTCGGCCCGTCTCCTGAGGCTCCCGCGGGCGGTGTCTCCACTATCGTGA